The Erigeron canadensis isolate Cc75 chromosome 1, C_canadensis_v1, whole genome shotgun sequence genome segment TGCCGACTTTTGATCTTTTGGCCTGTTTGCTTATTAGCTAATGTTTTGGTTTGACCAATCTGACACGAAATAGCCCAAAGATCTATTTGTATGTAGTTGGGTTGGAATTGTTTCCTACTGTCTATCGTGCATATAAGCTTACCTGATTTGGATTTGGAAAATCTTGGTGAATAGGTGCTTTGAAGTAGCTTCCCTGAAGCTTATATCTGGTTTTCACCAGGTGATTCATTTCCCGGATTGCATTTTAATGATGAGTACTAGTATTAGTTGCTAGTTAGAAGCTTCATATTTTAGGTCAAGTTTGTACTTGTTAGCTACTGGCTAAAAAGCATCtaaatttggattttgtatGCTGATCACTGTTAGGACATCACAAAGCCTTTAAGCGATGATGTGTGCAAATCAATTAAGAGATGGCGGTGTTCCTTTGCAGCTCTTAAATTGAAGCAAGAAGTTTTATACTGTAAGTTTTCGacttattgttattttatatatatgtaacatatgtaaatatgtaattactTTATTTACCTTTCATAATCTGATGAAAAAGGTGTCTTTCAGGTCTTTTTGATCAGATTATTCATTCCACAGAAAATGTTGATATTGTCGGTTTATTTAAGCATCTGCATCCAAAGGTAATATACTGGTTTGTACTAGTGTACTTGATTTAAGAGGTGTTAGATTTGCATTATGTGGTTTTTCTATTCTTGTGACTTGAAGTTGCCCTTAGAAATAGGTCATAGGCTCAAATCCGTTTCCAACTTCATGTGGATGGTACCCAAAGTCAGGTGCTCGTTGTGTGGGGCTGGTCTTTGGAGAAGGATCAGTTGGATCCAAAGGACCACGAGTCAGGGTTCCTCTGCTGATCTAAAccttttgttagaatatttgaTGTTTGGATAAACGGATTTTGCTTCTCCTTGTGTCATTATTATTACTCAAATTACTGGTTTCATATCTAGTGCAACAATACCGATTCTAGAAGGGTAGAAAAAAGTTACCTATTTAccatttttattactttttttttatgaatggcACAATTCTTATTACCTAGTTTAAGAGACTTCTACTTGCTTCACAAAACACTAGTTCTTTTCTGGTACAAAAAGGTGTTTTGTCTCTTAATTCTGTACGTAATTGGCATTTGTCAAACAGTCCAACACCTGATCATCTGGCTTATTACAACTTCAAGCAGGTGCATGTCCAAACCCTTATCTTATACAGAAGATTAATAGATCCTGATTATTCAATATCACATGACCACTTCCAAAGCACGCTTCAAAACTTGTCTGTAACTTTAAACGTAAAAATCTGgtcagtttcttttttttttttgtaaccgCTTCCTCTTTGTTGACTTTGCAGGTAATGTTAGGTTTACCGATGTTGGAAGGAACCAATCCAGCCTCTTCTTTCCCAAGTAGCGTTATTGGTTGTGAAGCTGCTTGCTATAGTCATATATGGAGCCAGGttaaaatttaacatgtttCTACTTTCTAAACAATTTGTTTTCTTTAACTTGATCTGGTCAACATCATTATTTACTTGTACAATTCACAATAGAGGGAATAACATATATGCTTCTACTAGCAGCTAATTTAGGTGCTACCAAAgctaatttataaaacaaatttatatttccGTTTCTCCAGCTATTCTAAACACACTTGTAATCCCTTGATTACTCTTGAAAGCACCTAACTTAGGTGCTACTAGCAGCACCCATCATTTTGCCATGATGATATAGGTGTTTTGGTGGCATGAAAAATCTTCTTATATATAAGTCTACCTTTCTGAGCAAGATAGCATATGATAATTTATACTTCAAGGTTGCTTTTtccaatgttttgaaaattggacGGTTTCGGGTAGCGGCTGGTAGGACTAGACCCTGAACCGGAAGGGTTACCCTTTTTTTTGTAACCAATACGGTTTATTATAAGCATAcatttgttttaatatttaaacaGTTATTGCCTAGTTTCAAACTTGTAACTTTCTCTTTAAGAGGAGCACTCTATGGCAGCCAACCAGGAGTGGATGTTTAACTTTGAATTGTTATGTAATCTGTTTAAACAGCATTTTCtataaaacaaaacttaaaaaatgcTCCTTATAGGCTTTAAGTGCCAAGATGTGATCTCAGGACCTCCCATCTGAGCAGTCGCCCTGTTTGTTTGTTTTGCCTCCTTTGATATATCAAGATGTTTACAGttctatatttattataatgatAAAAAAGAGGTTTGGTTTTTCCAGTCCGGTCACACTAATTGAACcatgaaaaaagttttatttgcaATGTAAATTATGACGagaatacatataaatacaGTATTAAGGATTTTTCATTACAGGTCTTTGCGGCTGATGTATATGCATCAAAGTTTCGTGATAATATTTTTAACCAGCATACAGGCATGCAATTCAGGAGTAAGGTAATCTAGCTTTCTAAATGCAAAAGATAATGAATTTTTTGGGAAGTTATTAATGATATAAATGTAACGGGTTTGTGGATGGGATTAGTGATGTTCTGATACTTCAATTAGATAATAGGAGATATTCTTTGCAAGTTGATGTAAATATTCTAtgatttacaaattacaatccTAGTGGCAACTGGCCTGTCATACCTTAAATCTAGGGGCAATTGAGGAATCTAATAATTGCAGCAAATTATCTATTTGTACCATACAAGTAATTCCTTGGCTCCTAGTCATGGAAATGAGAACCCCTGCTCTACGCATAACTAGAAGTGGGCCAGGTGGCAGTTTCaactcatttacttatgaatgggtaaTTGTGTTGCTAAGCTTTATCTTTATTGGATGAAAAGGGTGATATCATAGTTTAGTTAAAATGGTAACTGGTAGAATTGGTCAAACTTGTTGAAAGTTATTTGAATtgtatttaatacatatatgatatagcCTTCTGGTCgcgttattatatatatatttttttgaaaagtgaatatcgcttgagaacttcgtgtcgcgattcgacaacgggaggtctaacatacgttgtcttaaccgggtccgcgctagagagctccctcgaagtagaaatgcctatttcaaataccaaaTGGGGGGAAatccccctactaatccgcctgaaggcacgacgattaataggggtagaccctgccccctcagacttgaacctgggtatacccaagccaagccttcatagaaggactttcctatgtacttcccaagtgTTGAACCCAAGACCTACATATAAGGcaggtgctcaaccacttgagctaatTAAGAAGTACGGtcacattattatataatagactAAACATCACtactttgatatatatagatatgtatgtgtgtgtgtgtgcagttTATAtagttacatacttacatttaCCATATTAGATATATCTATGtattttaaatggacaaatatTGCTTAGGTCAGCCTAACCAGACCAAATTGATTTGTTAAACCCACGTCATTTTTCCACCTCtatgcataattttaatttCTGATATGGAGTATTCTATAAGTTTGCTTAGTTGGTAGCAAAACTCAAACCACAATTTTATTGGATTTTTTAATGATCGACAGGTATTGGCACCTGGAGGATCAAAGGAACCTATTGAACTTCTATCAGATTTTCTTGGAAGGGAACCCTCCATCCTAGCTTTTGTTAACAGCAAAACCGAAACATCTAATGATGCAACTTTTAGATGACGACGCAACATCTTTGTCACTTGCAGGATCAATCTTGTGTTGATCTCTACTAATTTTGGTTTCTGATATAGAATGTTTGGGAAAAATAGGCCCATGTATTTGTAAACCTGATCTTTTGTTCGACAATTTTAAATTGCAATTTGGCTTAGAGGCCTATATATCTAATACTAGTATATTTTGACTTGTATGATAATCATAATTTTAATGATTCACTTGTTTTTTGGAATCCAAAGGCTGACCTTCCTGCAAGTTGGGTGCCATGGGCCAGTGGAATGGTTGGTCTGGATATTATCTATTGCAAAGTtggtgtataaatatatatgccATGGTTGGTCATGAATGATTCATGATGGTGTCTTCCACCAATTTCCCCTGGTTTTAGCTTGAAGCTTTGCCAATTATTTGTATTGTGGGCCAATTCGTTTGTTCCACTTGGTTCTGGTACAAAAAGTTATTGGACCCTTTAGGGGTTGCATGGCTAGTTGGTTAATCTTTCCGTGCATCAATAGCTGGTAAGCACTGAGAGCAGTTAGTAGAGGTGACAAAATGGACGGATTGAGTTGATTTGGCAATGGGTCAAAATAGATTGATTTGGGCCAATGTAGGGGTGAGTCAAAACAGATGGATTGGGTCGGGCAAAGAAAGCTCTATTGTTGCAATAATTCAGACTAATGTTTAAACAAAAAGTAAACATTAATGTTTAGAGCATTCTAACATATTATTAATGGAATACGACCTGTTAAATATAAAACAGCCTATGATTTGATTCGATAATGGAACAAAACTGGCTTTTGGTTAGGATCACCTGTGCCTTGATAGTTCTAGTTTGTTGATTTTAataatgaagaaaatgatggtTGAAATTTCCTAGGACAGATTTGTAATAATAATTCAATCTTAAAACTTCCAAAGATGAAAAAGGAAGAAATTGTCGAGGTATTTGAGGAGATTAAAATATAGACAGACCTTACCCTACCACAATAGAGATAATGCTTTcaatttctacctaaatggtagaataGTATCTCCATATATTGGTGAGGCTTTGGATCTCCTTTTGTGTCATTAAAGTTTTGTATCTTTTGCTTCAAAAGCAATGCTTATATTCATGTTGGCATTATTGGATTCTAATTATTTGTATACATGCAGCCAAAGGAACTTGTACCTTGCCCTTGATTATACCTTTAGAAATTAAAAGGCGATAGGCCATTCTAATGAATGtcaatcaattattattattattattattattattattattattattattattattattattattattattattattattatttttcttttcaatgctATACAGATGTATTTGTTCTACTTTTAACTTTACTATGTTTAACCCTACATTTCAATCgttctaaattttgttactcGTATTAGTTTTACTTACTAATTTTACCTAGTTTGGAATATGTTTACATTTCTAAGCTTTCatatttgaattatatatatatgtatatgtatttcaattttaaaagtttggaTAAACGTAATATTTGATAATGAAGTTGTTGGGATGGGATCTCCAATACTTATTATAACCTATTAAATAGATCAAAAAGTTTATcattttaagataaaaaaatgCAAGGTATTcttacatttttatatgtttgacATTTAGCATTTGTCGCAAGTGTTTCCAGACGAAGATACACGCCCTTACTCGAATTTTTGTATAAATTATTAAGTTTCTTGAggttgactttgaaaatttggcaTCAATTCACACGCCCGAAGATAATTGAAGAACAATTGTACTTTGATAGTTTGATCCCTTAATAATGTAATTTGCATATATAAGTCCTCCTAACTAACAAAGATAACCTCTTTAAATATGTCTGGGTATTCGTTAGACCTTATTTTAGTATCATCTCTTTAATTAATATCGTTTGGCCGTGATTTAGTTGTGTTTTTTTATGTTCGTGTGCTGCTGTAGATTGGTTGTTCacacaaatttataaaaagaagaTTTAGCCCAACTGGACATAATGCCCTTTATGTCTTTCATCCAAATATTGGTTAcgggttcaaaacctttgaaataCATATTGAGAAGTTCTTACCAATGAGGTAGGGCATGaaggttttctctagcatttagtTGGTTTCTTCCAGAACGATAGTgagacttccaccgccagtcatgccctcagattgactgtgctggtgacgtggtcgatctctaccggatgATGAAGAGGCATaccgctgagtccaatcaccactgctgttttaaaaaaaaaaacttaaaatacaataaagttgagtatttgaatttttaaatagTGGATGCCAATATCCGAATATGAATCAAAAAGTTAGATATTTGAAGTTTGGGGATATCcaagtttttgaataaaattgGATCTGATTACGGGTTCAGATACTAATAATTTTGAACACCTCTAGTGTTTCGGGTATGAAAACTTCAACGAAAATCGCaactaaaaattatttaaaaaaattattatttttatttttgaaaagttgGATACCCTTTATTGATCAAGAAAAAGTTATATACACAAATCAACAAAGTTGGATAACTTTTTATGCGCTATTCTCTATTTTCAATTATGTATATTTGCACTTTTGAAATCACGTTGCAAAAACACGATTTCTACATAGTTATACAAAATCAACCAAGAAAATTGACTAGTACATCTATTACCTTCATTACTCATAAGTATGacaaagtattattttttttgcaaaacAAACTAACTTTTAAATTCTCATATGGAAAATTGTAAAGACACACTCTTATCTTCTTATAATTTACAAAAATGTGCAGCACTTCAACGTGAGTTTCTATTTTCAAGTCTTTTTTCATACATATACCCTTAACAATGAAGTAAACAGTTGTATAATGTGCATAAATTATTGTGTATTACTTCATCCGTCCCACTAAAGTtgtccacttttaaattttcaaagtcaaactctacgaactttgaccatatatatttttagttgtgttatataatagttgatgaaagctATAccaatgaaacacacatctaaaacacaatcaatccatataattttcatcaaatattacataacacaaacaaaaatatttatagtcaaagttcgtaaagtttgaccttgaaaaaaaataaattgaacaagtttagtgggacggagggagtatattataaattataaaataaaatatattcagGAGAAAGAAAATGGAATTAGGATCCCCTTTCATAACCTAACTCTTacactgtattctcgagtttttattaaaagaaaaaataaagaagattggatagggaaagaaagaataaataattacataaaaaagaggcattctcgagttgaaagaaaagaaaagaaagttgatgttaaatgtattcttgagttagaagggaaagaaaagaaatgataaaaagatataattttacatttatagccttgtaataattaaaacctttatataagtttgaggaGTACAATAATAATTTCACtacttttccttccaaatcttgccaaaagtgACAAGAAAGTTTTGGGATTAAAACATCctatttttctctttctttcccttccctttcttttaaaacaaaaactcaagaatacaaaaactaaaagttttttaccctttatttttttatctcttcaaaataaaactcaagaatgtacTTTTAGTGAGTTGTGACCTACTAAATATGGTTTTACGATTGACTTACTcttaaagaaaaagtaaaaccaTTAATTTATACGAGTATGTctctaaaattattttattatcttaAATTATATCACTAGCAAAAATAGAAAATGCAAGTCAAGAAATACCAACCTAGAAAATAGGGACTTTGTCAcgtaaaaacataaaataaaataaaataaaataaaataaaataaaataatactcgtatatagaaaaaaaaggtaagaaTAATTCGAAGGGCGGCCTAGTCTCTTTTGTTAGGTGGATTTCCAATTTTCTTTCTTACATAATAAAATCCCCAATTTTTTTCTGTCCAGAAACCCTTTTTTTCGGTTCTTCTTTATCCAAAATTTCCAAACTTTATTACACAATTTTtgacactttttttctttttagttattCTATTTTGCTAAAAAGAAAGTgtgtgtgaaaaaaaaaagtaaagcaGGATTCTTGTGGTGTGGTGAGCATACTTTATATCTATCTGTCAACTCccattagatatatatatagagaagcTATTTCTTTActataaaaaaaccttttatatttatttagagtTTTGTTCAGTAGACTTGTAAGTACCAAGATTGTTAAATTcccaagtgttttttttttttttttttgtgttccAATCAGCAGCTACAATCTTTTCCTCTTAGGGTTTGATCCATaccaaaaaagtatatatatatattatataacttattTGGGGAATCTTGAAAAGAGGCTAAGATTTGTTAAAGTTGCTAGTAGCTTTATTGTGTTTTGATCAAAAGTTACAATCTTTCCCATTGTAGGTTtgatccataataataataataaaaaatctctTATGTGGGAAATCTTGAAAAAAGTGGCATTAATGGTGTTTGGGGGAGTTTGCTTGAGTTTGATTCAAATTAGTGGTTTTCTGATGTATAGTTCTGATATCTTTTTGTGTCTTTGGTGTGCTATATGTTAGAATTTGTAAAAGGTGTTtgctttattacttattttgtgacatttttttttgtgttttcatGATGGGGctgtagattttttttttttttgatgatttggattAGAATTGGAGTTGGGCTTCTGGGTTTTTCAAAATTTCTTAGCTGAttattgaaagttgaaattcaAGATATGATCAAGCAGATACTTAGTAAGGTTTCAAGGAAACAGTCAAAATCGTCGAAAAATCAAGATTTTTCAGGTACTCAAAGTTCTAATATAACTTCTTCTAGTTCAAAAAGAAGTGATTTATCAAGTGGGAATTCAAGAAAGCTTGTGAATTCTGACATTTCAGCTCCCTTGAACACTCGGTTCAATCCGAATGAAAAGAATTTTCGAAATGGTGGTCCTGTAAGTGTTTCTTATGAAGCTTTACCTAGTTTTAGAGATGTTCCAAGCAGTGAAAAGCAGAATTTGTTCATAAAGAAAGTTATGTTGTGTTCTGTAATCTTTGATTTCACTGACCCAACAAGAAACCTCAAAGAAAAAGAGATAAAGCGACAAACTTTATTAGAATTAGTCGATTTTGTGGCTTCTAATAATGTTAAGTTCACAGAACCGGTGATGCAAGAGTTTGTGAAAATGGTGTCTGCTAACTTGTTTAGAGAACTTACTCCACAACCCCGGGATACCAAAGTTTTGGAATCGTATGATTTAGAAGAAGAGGAGCCATCAATGGATCCATCGTGGCCCCATTTGCAAATCGTTTACGAGCTTTTACTTAGGTTTATTGCATCACCAGAAGCTGATGCAAAAATAGCTAAAAAGTTCATTGATCATTACTTTGTCCTCAAGTTGTTAGATATGTTTGATTCTGAAGATCCTAGAGAACGGGAGTATTTAAAGACGATTCTTCATAGAGTTTATGGTAAATTTATGGTTCATCGGCCTTTCATTAGGAAATCTATCAACAATATTTTTTATAG includes the following:
- the LOC122607343 gene encoding serine/threonine protein phosphatase 2A 57 kDa regulatory subunit B' theta isoform-like, with product MIKQILSKVSRKQSKSSKNQDFSGTQSSNITSSSSKRSDLSSGNSRKLVNSDISAPLNTRFNPNEKNFRNGGPVSVSYEALPSFRDVPSSEKQNLFIKKVMLCSVIFDFTDPTRNLKEKEIKRQTLLELVDFVASNNVKFTEPVMQEFVKMVSANLFRELTPQPRDTKVLESYDLEEEEPSMDPSWPHLQIVYELLLRFIASPEADAKIAKKFIDHYFVLKLLDMFDSEDPREREYLKTILHRVYGKFMVHRPFIRKSINNIFYRFVLETEKHNGIAELLEILGSIINGFALPLKEEHKLFLSRSLIPLHKPKCLAMYHQQLSYCITQFVEKDCKLADMVIRGLLKYWPVTNSSKEIMFLGELEEVLEATQQPEFHRCMVPLFKQISRCLNSLHFQVAERVLFFWNNDHIESLIRQNRKVILPIIFPALERNGRYHWNQAVHSLTLNVRKIFFDLDPELFNECLLNFQEEEAKEEKIKARRESTWKRLEEIAADKVSSNEAVLVN